The Mytilus edulis chromosome 4, xbMytEdul2.2, whole genome shotgun sequence nucleotide sequence cggttttcaacattTAACCTTGACTCataccgaacagtaagctataaagggcatcaacactactagtgtaaaatcattcaaacgggaaaaccaactgtctaatctatatataaaacgagaaacgtgaaacacttatgaacaaacgacaactactgaacatcagattcctgactatcGATAgttgcaaacaattgcagcagatttaaacgttttaatggtaccaaaccttcaccacCCTCTAAATGTTGAAGAATTCTCAATAGAATcagaaaaacctaaattttttttatttttaaagaggGGAGGCTTATTTTCAAATCCtggtttattcaaaataaaagtaaacaacatGTTGCTCCTCAAATTTTTATAATAGCGTTCCTACATAAATTTTTATAATCCATAAAAATATATTAGGAATTGGCGCCTTATGCAGAGGGGGATTCAAAAGGAAGTCTTGCTAAgctttagttttgtttttcttatgtcTAGTAATCCTGAGTTTTATTGAAGCAAAAAATCATATAGatatttaagtttttattaacattttttgtttgcttttacctaatattcaattcaaaatttcTAAAAGGTTATCATGCTACCCTATTTATGTCTGTTGGTCAtttgtgtcattgggttgctgtctcattgatgtatcaCCTTCATTTCCATTTATTTATGCTAACACGAAGAAAAATATACCcatttaatttgttctttaaTTCTTATTTCTCAAAATGAAAAcataaccaaaatttaaaaaaaattacactaaTATAATGTCATAAAACAAAGCTGTCATGATCTAACttaaaataataagaaattgTTTCACATAAATTAGATTTTATATATAcgctatatacatatattttcagATACAACATGCAGCTCTCCATTGCTCTATGTTTACTATTGGCAGCTGTCTGCACCAATGCCTCATACCTCAAATGTTGGGGTAAAGGCTGTGGTGGATACGGTGGTGGATATGTAGGTGGATGGGGAGGACTAGGTGGATGGGGCAAAGGAGGAGGATATGGCCTAGGAGGTGGATATGGAGGATGGGGACTAGGAGGAGGATATGGAGGATGGGGCCTAGGAGGTGGCTACGGAGGATGGGGTAAAGGAGGTGGAT carries:
- the LOC139520977 gene encoding acanthoscurrin-1-like, coding for MQLSIALCLLLAAVCTNASYLKCWGKGCGGYGGGYVGGWGGLGGWGKGGGYGLGGGYGGWGLGGGYGGWGLGGGYGGWGKGGGYGGWGLGGGYGGWGLGGGYGGWGLGGGYGGWGKGGGWGIGGGYGGWGLGGGYGGGYGGVVLKGKGSYY